The following coding sequences are from one Anolis sagrei isolate rAnoSag1 chromosome 6, rAnoSag1.mat, whole genome shotgun sequence window:
- the TGFBR1 gene encoding TGF-beta receptor type-1 isoform X1, translating into MAAAAFFPQRLRREARASFFRWASWAAAGLLLLLLLLRPEAASALQCYCLLCQQDNFTCTTDGLCFTSVTQNREKTISNYMCIAEVDLIPKDRPFICAPSTSEGVRTAAHCCNKDFCNKIDLPIPTPGPIPGKLSSNLGPVELAAVIAGPVCFVCISLMLVLYICHNRTVIHHRVPNEEDPSMDRPFISEGTTLKDLIYDMTTSGSGSGLPLLVQRTIARTIVLQESIGKGRFGEVWRGKWRGEEVAVKIFSSREERSWFREAEIYQTVMLRHENILGFIAADNKDNGTWTQLWLVSDYHEHGSLFDYLNRYTVTVEGMIKLSLSTASGLAHLHMEIVGTQGKPAIAHRDLKSKNILVKKNGTCCIADLGLAVRHDSATDTIDIAPNHRVGTKRYMAPEVLDDSINMKHFESFKRADIYAMGLVFWEIARRCSIGGRYKNKCNKIDDRTLLLSSQSLNLYLCFHNSGIHEDYQLPYYDLVPSDPSVEEMRKVVCEQKLRPNIPNRWQSCEALRVMAKIMRECWYANGAARLTALRIKKTLSQLSQQEGIKM; encoded by the exons ATGGCGGCGGCCGCCTTCTTCCCTCAGCGCCTGAGGCGGGAAGCCCGCGCGAGTTTCTTCCGCTGGGCGAGTTGGGCGGCGGCGggcctcctcctgctgctgctgctgctccgccCGGAGGCGGCCTCGG ccttacagtgTTACTGCCTTCTCTGTCAACAAGATAACTTTACTTGCACAACGGATGGGCTCTGCTTTACTTCGGTAacacaaaacagagagaaaaccaTATCTAACTACATGTGCATTGCAGAAGTTGACCTGATTCCTAAGGATAGGCCATTTATTTGTGCCCCCTCAACAAGTGAAGGAGTTAGAACTGCGGCTCATTGCTGTAATAAAGACTTCTGCAATAAAATAGATCTTCCAATTCCAACACCAG GTCCTATACCAGGAAAGCTTTCTTCTAATCTGGGACCAGTGGAACTGGCTGCTGTCATTGCTGgccctgtttgttttgtttgcatttctctcatgTTGGTTCTATACATCTGCCATAATCGCACAGTCATCCACCATCGTGTTCCAAATGAAGAAGATCCTTCAATGGATCGTCCTTTCATATCTGAAGGAACTACTCTAAAAGATTTAATTTATGATATGACTACATCAGGGTCAGGATCAG GTTTGCCATTACTTGTTCAAAGGACAATTGCAAGAACAATTGTATTACAAGAAAGCATTGGAAAAGGTCGGTTTGGAGAAGTATGGCGAGGAAAATGGAGAGGAGAAGAAGTTGCTGTGAAAATATTTTCTTCAAGAGAAGAACGTTCTTGGTTTCGTGAGGCAGAAATCTATCAAACTGTTATGCTACGTCATGAAAATATTCTTGGGTTTATAGCTGCAGACAATAAAG ATAATGGTACATGGACACAGCTCTGGCTGGTGTCAGATTACCATGAGCATGGTTCTCTCTTTGATTACTTAAACAGATATACAGTCACTGTGGAAGGAATGATAAAACTATCTCTGTCTACTGCCAGTGGACTTGCACATCTTCATATGGAGATTGTTGGCACTCAGG ggaAACCCGCCATAGCTCACAGAGATTTGAAATCAAAAAATATATTGGTAAAGAAAAATGGAACATGCTGTATTGCAGATTTAGGCCTGGCAGTAAGACATGATTCTGCTACAGACACAATAGATATTGCACCGAACCACAGAGTGGGAACAAAAAG GTACATGGCTCCTGAAGTACTTGATGATTCCATAAATATGAAACATTTTGAATCTTTCAAAAGAGCCGATATATATGCAATGGGATTAGTATTTTGGGAGATAGCTCGCCGATGTTCCATTGGTGGTAGGTACAAAAATAAATGCAACAAAATTGATGATAGAACTCTGTTACTGTCATCACAGAGCCTGAATTTGTACCTTTGTTTTCATAACTCAGGGATTCATGAGGATTATCAGTTGCCATATTATGACTTAGTCCCTTCTGATCCTTCAGTTGAAGAAATGAGAAAAGTTGTTTGTGAACAGAAGCTACGACCTAATATTCCAAACAGATGGCAGAGCTGTGAG GCCTTACGAGTAATGGCTAAAATTATGAGAGAATGTTGGTATGCCAATGGTGCAGCAAGATTAACAGCCTTACGCATAAAGAAGACATTATCCCAGCTCAGTCAACAAGAAGGCATAAAAATGTAG
- the TGFBR1 gene encoding TGF-beta receptor type-1 isoform X2: protein MAAAAFFPQRLRREARASFFRWASWAAAGLLLLLLLLRPEAASALQCYCLLCQQDNFTCTTDGLCFTSVTQNREKTISNYMCIAEVDLIPKDRPFICAPSTSEGVRTAAHCCNKDFCNKIDLPIPTPGPIPGKLSSNLGPVELAAVIAGPVCFVCISLMLVLYICHNRTVIHHRVPNEEDPSMDRPFISEGTTLKDLIYDMTTSGSGSGLPLLVQRTIARTIVLQESIGKGRFGEVWRGKWRGEEVAVKIFSSREERSWFREAEIYQTVMLRHENILGFIAADNKDNGTWTQLWLVSDYHEHGSLFDYLNRYTVTVEGMIKLSLSTASGLAHLHMEIVGTQGKPAIAHRDLKSKNILVKKNGTCCIADLGLAVRHDSATDTIDIAPNHRVGTKRYMAPEVLDDSINMKHFESFKRADIYAMGLVFWEIARRCSIGGIHEDYQLPYYDLVPSDPSVEEMRKVVCEQKLRPNIPNRWQSCEALRVMAKIMRECWYANGAARLTALRIKKTLSQLSQQEGIKM from the exons ATGGCGGCGGCCGCCTTCTTCCCTCAGCGCCTGAGGCGGGAAGCCCGCGCGAGTTTCTTCCGCTGGGCGAGTTGGGCGGCGGCGggcctcctcctgctgctgctgctgctccgccCGGAGGCGGCCTCGG ccttacagtgTTACTGCCTTCTCTGTCAACAAGATAACTTTACTTGCACAACGGATGGGCTCTGCTTTACTTCGGTAacacaaaacagagagaaaaccaTATCTAACTACATGTGCATTGCAGAAGTTGACCTGATTCCTAAGGATAGGCCATTTATTTGTGCCCCCTCAACAAGTGAAGGAGTTAGAACTGCGGCTCATTGCTGTAATAAAGACTTCTGCAATAAAATAGATCTTCCAATTCCAACACCAG GTCCTATACCAGGAAAGCTTTCTTCTAATCTGGGACCAGTGGAACTGGCTGCTGTCATTGCTGgccctgtttgttttgtttgcatttctctcatgTTGGTTCTATACATCTGCCATAATCGCACAGTCATCCACCATCGTGTTCCAAATGAAGAAGATCCTTCAATGGATCGTCCTTTCATATCTGAAGGAACTACTCTAAAAGATTTAATTTATGATATGACTACATCAGGGTCAGGATCAG GTTTGCCATTACTTGTTCAAAGGACAATTGCAAGAACAATTGTATTACAAGAAAGCATTGGAAAAGGTCGGTTTGGAGAAGTATGGCGAGGAAAATGGAGAGGAGAAGAAGTTGCTGTGAAAATATTTTCTTCAAGAGAAGAACGTTCTTGGTTTCGTGAGGCAGAAATCTATCAAACTGTTATGCTACGTCATGAAAATATTCTTGGGTTTATAGCTGCAGACAATAAAG ATAATGGTACATGGACACAGCTCTGGCTGGTGTCAGATTACCATGAGCATGGTTCTCTCTTTGATTACTTAAACAGATATACAGTCACTGTGGAAGGAATGATAAAACTATCTCTGTCTACTGCCAGTGGACTTGCACATCTTCATATGGAGATTGTTGGCACTCAGG ggaAACCCGCCATAGCTCACAGAGATTTGAAATCAAAAAATATATTGGTAAAGAAAAATGGAACATGCTGTATTGCAGATTTAGGCCTGGCAGTAAGACATGATTCTGCTACAGACACAATAGATATTGCACCGAACCACAGAGTGGGAACAAAAAG GTACATGGCTCCTGAAGTACTTGATGATTCCATAAATATGAAACATTTTGAATCTTTCAAAAGAGCCGATATATATGCAATGGGATTAGTATTTTGGGAGATAGCTCGCCGATGTTCCATTGGTG GGATTCATGAGGATTATCAGTTGCCATATTATGACTTAGTCCCTTCTGATCCTTCAGTTGAAGAAATGAGAAAAGTTGTTTGTGAACAGAAGCTACGACCTAATATTCCAAACAGATGGCAGAGCTGTGAG GCCTTACGAGTAATGGCTAAAATTATGAGAGAATGTTGGTATGCCAATGGTGCAGCAAGATTAACAGCCTTACGCATAAAGAAGACATTATCCCAGCTCAGTCAACAAGAAGGCATAAAAATGTAG